In Suricata suricatta isolate VVHF042 chromosome X, meerkat_22Aug2017_6uvM2_HiC, whole genome shotgun sequence, the DNA window gagctgaagtctgactcttaactgactgagccacccaggtgccctggaaggatttccttttttgaatgaatgaacaaaatacataaatataaatatatatgtatattttagtcCAGTCATCCATTGATAAACACTGGTTGTtctcatgtcttggctattgtgaataaagctgcagtgcacatgggggtgcagatatctctgAGATAGTGATTTCACTTTCTTCAGACAAATACCCCGacatggaattgttggatcatattgtatttctatttttaattttttgaatatccTATGtcatgttttccatagtggctgtaccaatttacattctcgcAACAGTGCACATATCTTCATCAGTAATTGttctctcttgtcttcttttttctttctttctttctctttcttctttttttctttaaaaatttttttaatgctttttatttatttttgagagacagagagagacagctggagcaggggagggtcagagagagagggagacacagaatctgaaacaggctccaggctctcagctagctgtcagcacagagcctgacgcggggctcgaacccaggaaccatgagatctgacctgagtcgaagccggacgcttaaccgactgagtcacccaggcgccccacttctttttttcttttgacagagagagagtgagtgagagagagatggggagacgggcagaaaaggagagagagaattccaaggaggttctgctctgtcagtgcaagccttatgtggggctcaatattATGGAACCATGAGGTAAGGACCCGAGCCGAAATCCGTAGTGGGAtgctgagccacctggcacccctctggtctttttaataatagtaattcTGACCTGTGTGGGTGGTAAGATACACTTTTAAAGATGCCTGTTATCCCTCaattaacttataaattaaatgtAACCCAAATTGAAATAAAGAcaggattttaaaagaatgttacaAAATAATACACCTTATGTCTAAATGTCTAAATAAACACATGTGAATAGGCagataaattatgaaaaagagTTTTAGAGAGGCTTTACCCTcccagatattaaaatatattataaagatgCTATAATTAAAACAGTTTGGCACATAACGAGcaaaaaaataacagattcaAGAAACATAATAATCAAGAAATACATcaaatatatgtagatatttaGCCTATGATAAaggtgaaattttatttatttgttgttttgagtttttatttaaattctagttagttaacatatatgttaatattagtttcaggaatagactTCAGTGattcttcatttatatataacacGCAGTGGTCATCACAACAAGTGCGttctttaatacccatcatccatttagtcCATTCCCCACCTCACTGCCCACGTCCTCTTCAGCAAGTCTCAGTTTATCCTCTagagttaagaatctgtttggtggtccctgggaggctcagttggtttaaacgcccaactcttggcttctgctcagatcatgacctcattgTTCCTAGTttggagtcccacatcaagctccatgctgatgatgcagagcctgcttgtgagtcactctctcttcctctctctctgcccctccctgctctctctctttcaaaataaataaataaacaaaagaaaattttaaaaagagtctgttttatggtctatttctttcttttttttcataatggtGACATTTTAAATCAGTGAGCTAGAGAAAGATTATTAGATAATTGGCATTGGACAATTTGCTAAGTATTctgaaaaaataattccatgtgTTCAGTATTTGCAATAACATTGAGATGTTATTTGCTTTATTCGTCATGTTAACATTTATACAAATGGTTCAAAAGTAATGGTGTGTAAAATTGCTGGTGCttttgtgtgttatatggaaacaatttgacagtaatctatatatgaagttgaaaaaaaattgctggTGCTTTACTGGTAACAAAGACAATGGCACCAAAAAAATTCCATATAAGccaaaaatttaaatactaagaatgcatataaaaattagaagaaaatacaggccTTCCTAAGCAGGAcacacaaggaaagaaataattgatagatTTTGTATCATAAAGATATTAAAGTTCCATATTGCAGAAgttcaaagaaaattataaacaaggaatatatttataaaacttaagaCTGTCAGAAAGCTCATTTCACTGATTTACAGaaagttcttatttattaataatttaattaaattttattaaataaataaatttcagtaaataatgaaaataatgattaaataattaataactaaatttttcattaaattaataatttaaagaaaaacttaaatggaaaaatggggaaagacaattcatagaaagagagatacaaaTGGGTAACAAACCTGTGAGAAGATGcttaatctcatttataatttaaaaatttcaaaattttgggGGCAGAATGGAATATGTATATCACAATTTAAAAGGTGTAAGTTGGCAGCATggatatgatttaaaataaacatccattttgaccatatgatttcacttctaagaatttatcatAAGGAAATAATGCCACAATTGTCAAAATATATGTGTACAAAATTCTCccctttagcatttttattttatttatttatttatttattttttaaagttgtttaagcctaactttttttttccataatattttattgtcaaattgttttccatacaacacccagtgctcttcccctcaagtgccctccaccatcaccaccacctgtcttccccccNNNNNNNNNNNNNNNNNNNNNNNNNNNNNNNNNNNNNNNNNNNNNNNNNNNNNNNNNNNNNNNNNNNNNNNNNNNNNNNNNNNNNNNNNNNNNNNNNNNNtatatatatatatatatatatataggaaaaaaattttaaaaatcatcatctgCAGATGATTATGTATGCATAcctagaaaacacaaatatagcAATTGAAAACCTATCAGACATATTAAGAAaggtcattaaaataataattattgtttcCTTAAGTATGCAATAATCTGGTAGAAAATATTATCATAAAAGGAAATTCATCCTTcagaacaacaaaataataaaatacctatgagTAAATTTAACAAGTAATGAGTATGACCTacttaaagaaacataaaacttgTTGAAGATCATAAAAGTCAACATGGATAAAAAGACTCAATTTTTTAAGATATTGGTTCTCAAATTAAAGTGCAGAATTCATTGCACTCTATGTCACTAAATGTCaaccattttgttctctgtatgttgTTCAACTTGGAACttgacacatacatatatttttgtaatttgcaTGAAGAAAGGTGGAAATTGTTAAAAGTGGTTGGTGGTGGAACATGAATTGCGGGTCACTTTCACATTCTACTTTACACATATCTGCATTgtttgcacattaaaaaataagtgtgtataatgagagacagaagagtgagagagagagagagagagaggaagagattgaTTTCTATTCAAGAGATATATCTTTTTTCCTAGGTAAGTACTAaggtttttttacttttatttatttaccttgagagagagaaagagagagagcgagagcgagagcgagagagcacaagctggggagaggcagagagaatctcaagtagacttTGCATCAGtagtgcagagccctacaaggggcttgaactcacgaaccaggaggtTGTGATCTGAGCCTAaggagccactcaggttccctcccactttttttttttttttaaagtcatagaTGCCTGTGAGAATTTACTGAATGTTATGACCCCTCTCCCCACTAAAATGAACATATGTTTATGCATAACTTTGAAACAATTTCAGGTACAGCGCAGAGGCAGCCAATTAAGAGCATCTACTCTAGGTTAAGAGACTCCCGTGGACCCCAGCATACATTTGGCTGAGGGAGCACCAAAATGGGTGTGGGCTACAGGCTCTTCAGCAGGGTTACGTTCTCCCTGGGTGCCTGCAGCAAGGCGGCTGGAGGTAAGAGGCCCAGCTGGCTGCCCCTCTCAAGGCAGGTGGGAGCAGCAGACAGAGTTAGGAGCGATGTTAACTAAAGCAACATGAATGAAGGCAGAGCAGGCAGACCTGGGTGCTTCCCCCAGCCAGCAATCAATTCTTCATGGAAACCTGCAGCTGCAGGGGTTATGTGGGAAGAGCAGGGTCTTCTGTTTATCCCTAAATTACAGCTGTGGAGATTTGGGGgcgggagagagaaagggaagaagtcAAAGGTGGTTACTCAAATGGGTCACCTGAGTAAAGGTGGCATTTACCATCTTGGTCATCTGTACGTATGTAATTTTGGAATGACCAGAGTCAGTGCCTAACTGTAAGGATGAGAGGCTTTGGAATACTGGAGAGGTGGGAGCAgcaccttcctccctcctttgaCAAAGCTGAGATGATCAAACCATTTCTATACTCCTCACACCCTCAGCTGCATCTGCCTTGGGGACTGGAATCTCATTGAGGGGCAGGTGTTCAGAACAGCCATCCAATCATAAGAGGTTCACACAGCAGTTAGCCAAGACTTGGGATGTTAAATACATGCCTTTCTTTAATCAAACAAGACAGGATTGTGTTGCTTTTGAAAACCAAATTGTAAGGTGATCCAAAAGTAGAAAAAGTAGGTCATTTACATTAAATGGCCAAAATTAGATGACTATAGATTAAATCTCCTTGTGGACTAATTCACAGATTGTAGGAAAAattggttttcaatttttaaaacaggtTAGTGTGTTTTGGAAGCTGCTCTATTTGTATATTTGGCTATACCcagtagaaacatttttcttataaatataatgcaattaatgaggtttttggggtttttcctCCCTCTTAAGTTTTTCTCCACTCCAATAAAAatagcatcattttattttctcaatataaaaataatccattactgattttattttcttaatttttttttttaatttttgagagacagagacagtgacagcaggggagggtcagagagagaaggagacacagagtctaaagcaggatccaggctctgagctagcgatcagcacagagccggacgtggggctcgaactcaggaaccgtgagatcatgccctgagccgaagttggacactcaaccaactgagccacccaggtgtcccattctATTACTGATTTTAAAGAATGGACAGGAAAGTTTAAGAAAGTAAGACATTCCCACTATGTCTgttcttttctgaaatttttcctCCCATTTCATATAGGCAGGGAAAAGTCCTAATGACTGAAGGTAGGGTAAAGTGAGAGACTGGGAGAAACAGTCGGAGAGggagtagagaaggaaaaagaactaTTCCTCAAAGAGGgggagacaaacaaacaaacaaacaatggacAAGGGAACAAATGCGGTTTCTCCCGGTTCACAAGAGAAAGGCAGGTTCCAGCCACAAGGAGCAGCTATCCTCAATCTCAGGGATTGGCAGAAGAAAATGAGTGGCAGGACCTGATGttttggggaaggaaaggggtgggCCGGCTCCTGCCGCACTGCTGTTGGGAGTGGTAATTGGGGTCCAGAACTCACTGGTGACGTGACCCTTACGTGAGCAGGAGCCGACGTTTGCCGACGTCCTTCTAATCCTGGTCGTGGTTTTGTCGGGTTACCAGCTCTCTATTGCCTTAGGGGCGGGCGGGCCGGACgcctgagaaggaggaggaagtaaTTCCCGGGATCCCGGCAGGTCTGTGTATGGATGGGAGCAGCCTGGGGGGATTTCTTCTGTGTGGGTAGCTGAGGGTTGAGACAAACCCTGCGTTCTCAACACCCTTACACTATCCCTGGCCCTTCTAAGAACAGAAATGGTGGGCTTTGGGGGCCGGATCCCAGACCAGGAGGGAGGAAATTTGAAAACTTTGGCATCAAGGGCCTTGAATCGGGAAGGGCACATATTAAGATTCTAGTCCTGTGTGCATCCATCTACCAAACCCGAATCTTGGGGCTGTGCGTCCGTCATCCCCCATGTATACAATGTATACATTCCTCAGTAGGGCGCTGTATACCGACCagagcaaaaaaataaagaatctgcCCCTAATCCCTGCAGGTCAGTGTAAAGGTGGGATCGTCCCGCGGCCCCAGGAAGGGTGGGGGATGGTAGAGGTCCTTGCCTTAACTTGGGCCCGTTTCTGACTCCAGCTATCTTCCTATTATTTTATGTAGGAAAAAGGATGTGATGGCCCCTACAGGGAAAATGACTATCGTTGGTGGTTGAAATGCCTTGGGAAGGGAGCTCTTCTTTTGCTCCTCTGCTTTTCCATATTCCCTCGCCCGCCTCCTTTTCCGGTTGTTCAAAAGGGGTGTGGCTTTTGCTGGAAAATGGCCGATTGCTAATGGTCGGTGCTGCGTTAGTGGGTGAGTGGACACCGGGCTGATGTAGGGGTAAAGGTTTAGAAACCAAAACATGAAATCCGTTTGACAACCAGGGTCCTGAATTTGGAAAAGCTGGTATTGAGACTCTCCGAAGTGCTGTTCTGTCTGCCAGCCGGCTGCCTCTGTCGTGTGTCTTGTGTATCTGTGCACACACTTTACGGCCAATTTAACCGTAGGAACAGGAAGAAGAGGACATTTGTCCAGGAAAAGTAGGTCAAAGTGAGGGTGGTGGCGATATTTGGGACTCCTGAGGTGGAGAATGTGGAGACTGCAAACCCTAGTGACCTCATGAACCTCCTCCGCAccccccctcctttcctcctctttataTCATATTGGAGCTTTCAAAACAAAGTGCTCTGCAGGTACtagacaaagaaggaaatggctgggggtgggggtgtcacGAGAATCTTGAAGTAGGGATGGGAAAGATCTTGCTCCAAATTATTCTTTGGAGTACGTGTCCTGGGTTTGTCTCCTTCAGGCAAGCACTCAGTCTCAGAGTTCTCAGTCCTTAGGTTTGGTGGGGGATACAGAAACTGagatgagaggggaaggagattGCTCCAGAGCCGAGGAAATTGGTATAATGGGTGAAGGGAGGAGTGTCCTGGAACCTTGgagatgcgggggggggggggggggggggggggggggggggggggggggggggggggggggggggggggggggggaagggaagggcgaGCTCCAAAACTTTGTGCATTTTACGTCTGTCCGTCTTCCAGACCATCTCTCCACCACAATCTGATCCGTTACACAGAAAGAGCTGTGGCGTCACTTTTGAAGGAAGCGACTGACGTGGGTGGGGTGAGGATGGGTGGAGGCTTGAAAGAGATAaaggagatggggaagggagaTAATAAATTTCAAAGCCACAGCTCTATGAGGAGTGGAAGGTGATGTTGGGCTACATAGAGCCAGGGCCAGAGATTCAGGAAAGGGATGTGTGTCCCGTCCAAGGTGAGGTCCTTCTGTGCCTTGATCACTcagcaccctcctccccacccgtTTATATGCAGGTTTGCAGGACACAGTGGACTTCCAggcaaggaggagaaggaagaaagtgcCTAAACCTGTGCGGGTGAATGTGGGGGCGCCACTAACCCCAGGACATCTGGGGTAGGGGAGGTAGGGAAATAATTAGGTACCTTAAATTTAACATACTGGGGTGGGATGGTTGAACGTGAGGTTGGAGAATCTGGACgtgggaaatttttcaaaattacctCCCACGTAGAGGAAAGGAATCAGTGGTCCAGCCCTGATTCACTGTCATGTCCCCATATGTTTGTCAGTCTGTAGTTCAGTCTGTTTGCATGCAAAGGCACAAAAAGGGAAACTGACGCCTTaaatctttccttcattcctagGTTCCACTGTAACTGTAGCTGCAGCAGGGCCTGCCAGCTGTAGCTGAAGACTCCGCCCCCCACATAGGAGCACCCCTCTGGGCGAGAGCACTTTCACTCTGCCCTGGTTCAGAATTTGGTTTAGACATTGTCCCCAGCATGGGCCGTACTCGGGAAGCTGGCTGCGTGGCTGCTGGTGTGGTGATTGGGGCTGGTGCTTGCTACTGTGTATATAGACTGACCTGGGGAAGAGATGAGAAAATCTGGGACAACAACGATGAAGACGACAAGGAGGAATCTAGTGATATTGTAGAGACTGGGGTTGAAATTGGGAAAGGAGCTAAACCTAATGCTGTGGTGGGTGCTGTAGCTAGACTTCAGGGTGATTCAAAGGTGAAATCTGAGATGGGCGTGGTACTTGAGAGTGGTTCAGATGTAAAGGCAGAGGTCCACTTGGGGCCCCAGAGTGGAGGTGGCCTAGAGGCCAAGGCCAAAGCCCTTTTCAGCACCCTGAAAGAACAGGCAAGTgcaaaggcaggcagaggaaCCAGGTTTGGTACCATCTCTGGGAACAGGACCCTTGCACCCAGTTTACCCTGCCCAGGAGGCAGAGGTGGAGGCTGCCACCCCACCAGGAGTGGCGCTAGGGCTAGGAGTAGGGCAAGTGGAAAAACCAAGGGAAGAACCCGAAGTAAGAGCACCAGGACTCCAGCCTCAGCATGGCCTGTTCGCAGGGTCAAGTTCAACTTTCCCTATAAAATTGATGATATTCTGGGTGCTCCTGACCTTCAAAAGGTTCTTAACATCCTGGAAAGGTCAAATGATCCTTTTATTCAAGAAGTAGCCTTGGTCACTCTGGGTAACAATGCAGCATATTCTTTTAACCAAAATGCCATTCGTGAATTGGGTGGTCTTCCAATTATTGCAAAACTGATAAAAACGAAAGATCTTATTATTAGGGAAAAAGCTTACAATGCCCTTAATAACTTGAGTGTAAATGCTGAAAATCAGGGAAAGATTAAGACCTATATCAGTCAAGTGTGTGATGATACCATGATCTGTTGCTTGGACTCAGCTGTGCAGATGGCCGGACTAAGACTCTTAACCAACATGACCGTGACTAATCATTACCAACATTTGCTTTCCTAttcttttccagacttttttgCATTGTTATTCCTGGGAAATTACTTCACGAAGATTCAGATTATGAAACTAATTATAAACTTTACTGAAAATCCAGCCATGACAAGAGAGTTGGTCAGTTGTAAAGTACCATCAGAATTGATTTCCCTCTTTAATaaagagtgggacagagagatTCTTCTTAATATCCTTACTCTATTTGAGAATATAAATGACAACATAAAAAGTGAAGGGCTTGCATCATCTAAGAAAGAATTCAGCAGAAgttcactttttttcttattcaaagaATCTGGAGTGTGTGTTAAGAAAATCAAGGCGTTAGCAAATCACAATGATCTGGTGGTGAAAGTAAAAGTCCTAAAAGTATTGACCAAACTTTAATTGTATGTCCCCAAACAATATTGAGATAATTTTTTAGTTTGCACTTGGGAACAATTCATTTTGTAAATTCTTTGTTTGCCACTGAGCTTGCATGGCAAAGAGATCCTTTCAGCTGCTATTTTGGAATAATGAATATCAAGGATCATCAAGAgtgatgctggtggtggtggttggtTTTAGGCTGGACCATTTTAAGGATGCCAAATGAATACTAGAGCTTGTATAAAGAAAGCATTTATTGATTCCATCTTACTACCTAGATTGAGatattttttactctttcctCTACCTAAATTGACAGCAAACTAATCATAAATAAGCTATACTTTCACATTGGTTTACATTTGTTAATCTTAGACTCGTGTTTCATCAATAAAGCTGTGTgttttaaccagaaaaaaaattattgtgttCCTTGAGTTTATGATTTAGAAGACAAAATGTATTGAGACAAAATTATACTAACAAAACCATGAACCTCTGATCATGGCCAGACCCTTCCCATCAGTGCAGAAACTTCTGCAGGCAACAATGCTCAGGGAAAATTTTACAGAGAAGGGGGACACTACTAAGTAAGCTGAGCTTAAAGGATAGAATAAAAATGTGGATTTTTGGAGAATGACTGGTGACTTGGGAGACAACTTTTGTGTTCTGTTAAATATTGTCATAGCACAAAGTAGCACTACTGTTTAAACTGATGATAAATAGAATTCCTTCCTCCATAGTTTGGTATCTCTGAAGTTATGATGCATCTTACAGTTGATGGTATCTTAGCATTGTGCCATACTTTAATGAgaagtttctttcccttttgtagtggtacataaaataatgatgCATCTAGTAATCAAAGACATCTTAGATCAGTGAAATTCTAGTccatgagaaaaatgtaaaaatgcgTTTAATACATAAAGGATGTATTTGGTCCATAATATGTACATCATTTTGTACTGATAGAGGTTCTGCAGTAGTTTGAGTTAGGAAACTGGCAGAGGGTCGAGGGGGAGTCATCAGATTCCCCTTACAGAAGCAATGTTTCAATCAAGGGGAATGGGTGCTGTTGCATCCCTACCGTATTCATATTGCAGATGGTGACTTAGAGCCAAAAAGGCAACATTATCAATCTCATTAGTGAtaacttaaattttcttaatttgtggcttgatttatttttattttgtgagacttttttgttttaaactttacaTGAGAGTGAGGGTTGGTagaatatgccactttggcataaggattattttgcgctaaaaacatttgaaaaaatgggTTCGGGAAG includes these proteins:
- the ARMCX1 gene encoding armadillo repeat-containing X-linked protein 1, whose amino-acid sequence is MGRTREAGCVAAGVVIGAGACYCVYRLTWGRDEKIWDNNDEDDKEESSDIVETGVEIGKGAKPNAVVGAVARLQGDSKVKSEMGVVLESGSDVKAEVHLGPQSGGGLEAKAKALFSTLKEQASAKAGRGTRFGTISGNRTLAPSLPCPGGRGGGCHPTRSGARARSRASGKTKGRTRSKSTRTPASAWPVRRVKFNFPYKIDDILGAPDLQKVLNILERSNDPFIQEVALVTLGNNAAYSFNQNAIRELGGLPIIAKLIKTKDLIIREKAYNALNNLSVNAENQGKIKTYISQVCDDTMICCLDSAVQMAGLRLLTNMTVTNHYQHLLSYSFPDFFALLFLGNYFTKIQIMKLIINFTENPAMTRELVSCKVPSELISLFNKEWDREILLNILTLFENINDNIKSEGLASSKKEFSRSSLFFLFKESGVCVKKIKALANHNDLVVKVKVLKVLTKL